A genomic stretch from Puntigrus tetrazona isolate hp1 chromosome 6, ASM1883169v1, whole genome shotgun sequence includes:
- the LOC122347196 gene encoding polymeric immunoglobulin receptor-like, producing the protein MAYTNMWIFLNILTSLHYLTKACTPSYSDSIQITAFSGGSVLLPCSCTDPQDKPKSVFWESNSKRASKDRIYTDIYSVFELYSGRITLFNQTSPGNVSLLLSDLTKDDQGSYVCLLDKTSRFYNVTIEERCVDTASSKPSLSSVWIFVLFIVISAGGAAAICSIRAHRKAKTESGEINGENNLDDSTYCTLQKKYDAEEMYGTIGNRSKQ; encoded by the exons ATGGCATATACAAATATGTGGATATTTTTAAACATCCTGACTTCTCTGCACTACCTCACGAAAG CCTGTACTCCATCATACAGCGATTCGATACAGATAACAGCTTTCTCAGGAGGGTCTGTGCTGCTGCCCTGCTCCTGTACCGACCCACAGGACAAGCCCAAAAGCGTCTTCTGGGAATCCAACAGCAAAAGAGCTTCTAAAGATCGCATTTATACCGATATATATAGTGTGTTTGAGCTGTACAGTGGCAGAATTACACTGTTTAATCAGACTTCACCTGGAAACGTCTCGCTGCTTCTGTCAGACCTGACCAAAGATGATCAGGGATCGTATGTCTGTTTGTTAGATAAAACATCCAGATTCTATAATGTCACCATCGAAG AGAGATGTGTAGATACAGCATCTTCTAAACCGAGTCTCAGCAGTGTGTGGATCTTTGTGCTGTTCATTGTAATATCAGCAGGAGGAGCCGCTGCCATTTGCTCCATTAGAG CTcacagaaaagcaaaaacagagtCTGGAGAAATAAATGGAGAAAACAATTTG GACGATTCAACATACTGTACTCTGCAGAAAAAATATGATGCTGAGGAAATGTATGGAACTATCGGGAACAGATCAAAGCAATAG